Proteins encoded in a region of the Sander lucioperca isolate FBNREF2018 chromosome 4, SLUC_FBN_1.2, whole genome shotgun sequence genome:
- the LOC116040573 gene encoding uncharacterized protein LOC116040573 isoform X3, translated as MWRAMMNFIHVAVAVLSLLSIGQSAPVSSCESLIKPIEINGTEKLLGKWTYIAESTTIPASKLLTKMIVDSARVKMTAAEESDAINVFHSQKMFGRCFTLTTKMTLENSTLSIVQPFNSSEVLLTTGCPDCRAAYIKLGIGGRTYSGLQLLSRRNKVTAAELEEFTKQVECLNLPAPAILDPEKGFCPDESHSQETEVVDLTNIMNDLGSEVFSHLDRIINSEGGMQALFKMISNGLAGLKEN; from the exons ATGTGGCGAGCCATGATGAATTTTATTCATGTTGCTGTGGCTGTGCTCAGTCTTCTGTCCATTGGACAGTCAGCTCCTGTGAGCAGCTGTGAGAGTCTGATCAAACCAATTGAAATCAACGGAACAGAGAAG CTGCTGGGCAAGTGGACGTATATAGCAGAAAGCACAACCATCCCAGCATCCAAATTGCTGACGAAGATGATTGTGGACAGTGCAAGGGTGAAAATGACTGCTGCTGAGGAGAGTGATGCCATCAATGTCTTTCattctcaaaaaat GTTTGGCCGCTGCTTCACTTTAACAACTAAGATGACCTTGGAAAACAGCACACTGTCTATTG TGCAACCTTTCAATAGTTCAGAGGTTCTACTGACTACTGGCTGCCCTGACTGCCGTGCTGCCTACATAAAGTTGGGTATTGGAGGACGAACATACAGCGGCCTCCAACTCCTGA GCAGGAGAAATAAGGTGACTGCTGCTGAGCTGGAAGAGTTTACAAAGCAGGTAGAATGTCTGAATTTACCAGCACCTGCTATCCTGGACCCAGAAAAAG GGTTTTGCCCAGATGAGTCTCACTCCCAAGAAACAGAGGTTGTTGATCTAACCAATATAATGAATGACCTGGGCTCTGAAGTTTTCAGCCATCTTGACAGAATTATTAACAGTGAAGGTGGAATGCAGGCATTGTTCAAAATGATCTCCAATGGCCTAGCTggattaaaagaaaattaa
- the LOC116040573 gene encoding uncharacterized protein LOC116040573 isoform X5 — MWRAMMNFIHVAVAVLSLLSIGQSAPVSSCESLIKPIEINGTEKLLGKWTYIAESTTIPASKLLTKMIVDSARVKMTAAEESDAINVFHSQKMFGRCFTLTTKMTLENSTLSIGRRNKVTAAELEEFTKQVECLNLPAPAILDPEKGFCPDESHSQETEVVDLTNIMNDLGSEVFSHLDRIINSEGGMQALFKMISNGLAGLKEN, encoded by the exons ATGTGGCGAGCCATGATGAATTTTATTCATGTTGCTGTGGCTGTGCTCAGTCTTCTGTCCATTGGACAGTCAGCTCCTGTGAGCAGCTGTGAGAGTCTGATCAAACCAATTGAAATCAACGGAACAGAGAAG CTGCTGGGCAAGTGGACGTATATAGCAGAAAGCACAACCATCCCAGCATCCAAATTGCTGACGAAGATGATTGTGGACAGTGCAAGGGTGAAAATGACTGCTGCTGAGGAGAGTGATGCCATCAATGTCTTTCattctcaaaaaat GTTTGGCCGCTGCTTCACTTTAACAACTAAGATGACCTTGGAAAACAGCACACTGTCTATTG GCAGGAGAAATAAGGTGACTGCTGCTGAGCTGGAAGAGTTTACAAAGCAGGTAGAATGTCTGAATTTACCAGCACCTGCTATCCTGGACCCAGAAAAAG GGTTTTGCCCAGATGAGTCTCACTCCCAAGAAACAGAGGTTGTTGATCTAACCAATATAATGAATGACCTGGGCTCTGAAGTTTTCAGCCATCTTGACAGAATTATTAACAGTGAAGGTGGAATGCAGGCATTGTTCAAAATGATCTCCAATGGCCTAGCTggattaaaagaaaattaa
- the LOC116040486 gene encoding uncharacterized protein LOC116040486, giving the protein MKKCVAVVVLLSLLSLGHSAPLSSCDSLLKPITVSNEDMLGKWLYIGGSSDLPGSRSLGHLMTSVWLDITATTQSNILSLIQTQRIYGKCSSLTYNVTFENSTMFIEQPFYLKEVYLSTDCSDCLVVHEEVISGKDTFTSLMLFSRRQSVSPAVVEMFKTQAECLRMSSPIMIDTNYEICPDNISPSEGISALNSLLEAKMGHRVARLLDAFFDTFVN; this is encoded by the exons ATGAAGAAGTGTGTTGCTGTAGTTGTGTTGCTGAGTCTCCTCTCACTGGGACACTCGGCTCCTCTGAGCAGCTGTGACAGTCTGCTAAAACCGATCACTGTCAGCAATGAAGAC aTGTTGGGAAAGTGGCTGTACATCGGGGGGAGCTCTGACCTCCCAGGAAGCCGCTCACTGGGCCATCTGATGACCAGTGTCTGGCTGGACATCACTGCAACGACCCAGAGCAACATCCTCAGTCTCATCCAGACTCAGAGAAT ATATGGCAAATGTTCCAGCTTAACATACAATGTGACTTTTGAAAACAGCACGATGTTCATTG AGCAACCTTTCTACCTCAAGGAAGTCTACCTGTCGACTGACTGCTCCGACTGTCTGGTTGTCCATGAAGAAGTTATCTCTGGCAAAGATACTTTCACCAGTCTTATGCTTTTTA GCAGGAGACAGAGTGTCTCACCTGCTGTTGTGGAGATGTTCAAGACACAAGCAGAATGTCTCCGGATGTCGTCGCCCATAATGATAGACACAAATTACG AAATCTGCCCAGACAACATCTCGCCATCGGAGGGGATCAGTGCCCTCAACTCCTTATTAGAGGCCAAGATGGGACATCGAGTTGCAAGACTCCTGGAtgctttttttgacacatttgTGAACTGA